From the Caballeronia sp. NK8 genome, one window contains:
- the uppS gene encoding polyprenyl diphosphate synthase → MTYTSSTVTVPDVAAVPRHVAIIMDGNGRWATERRLPRVAGHTRGVDAVRATVESCARRGVEFVTLFAFSSENWRRPTDEVSFLMRLFVTALEREIGKLHANGIRLRVVGDIAMFDDRIRALIQRAETKTARNTRLTLTIAANYGGRWDIMQATKKLIAQSLETGVPARVDDESFAEHLAMAYAPEPDLFIRTGGEQRISNFLLWQLAYTELYFTDTYWPDFDADALDRAIASYGDRERRFGRTSAQLASQSQKADTLSC, encoded by the coding sequence ATGACCTATACCAGCTCTACCGTTACCGTGCCCGATGTCGCGGCTGTCCCGCGTCACGTCGCGATCATCATGGACGGCAATGGCCGTTGGGCGACCGAGCGGCGCCTGCCGCGCGTCGCCGGTCATACGCGCGGCGTCGACGCGGTTCGCGCAACCGTCGAGAGCTGCGCGCGGCGCGGTGTCGAATTCGTCACGCTGTTCGCGTTCAGCTCCGAAAACTGGCGTCGTCCGACCGACGAAGTGTCCTTCCTGATGCGCCTGTTCGTCACCGCGCTCGAGCGCGAAATCGGCAAGCTGCACGCGAACGGCATCCGCCTGCGCGTCGTCGGCGACATCGCCATGTTCGACGACCGCATCCGCGCGCTCATTCAGCGCGCCGAGACCAAGACGGCCCGCAATACCCGCCTCACGCTCACTATCGCCGCCAACTACGGCGGGCGCTGGGACATCATGCAGGCTACCAAGAAGCTCATCGCGCAATCGCTCGAAACCGGCGTGCCGGCGCGCGTGGACGACGAATCGTTCGCCGAGCATCTCGCGATGGCTTACGCGCCGGAGCCGGATCTCTTCATCCGCACGGGCGGCGAGCAGCGCATCAGCAACTTCCTGCTGTGGCAGCTCGCGTACACCGAGCTTTATTTCACCGATACCTACTGGCCCGACTTCGACGCCGACGCGCTCGATCGCGCGATCGCGTCCTACGGCGACCGTGAGCGCCGCTTCGGGCGCACGAGCGCGCAGCTCGCTTCCCAATCGCAGAAGGCCGACACCCTTTCATGCTAA
- a CDS encoding phosphatidate cytidylyltransferase, giving the protein MLRTRVITAIVLLAVLVPVTLFAPVGAFGALIGFVVVFAAWEWGRLLKLNGAGPVAYALVAGVALIFSAFLGVAPRPLFQMAAIFWVLAGPFALIRKPQLASGAWRAFLLFAGIVVFVACWHAVVAARTVGVAFVLSLLLVVWLADIGAYFAGKALGRHKLAPSISPGKTWEGALGGWLAVVIIGALAAATGFYAPTVFTAFVEHLGWDRSFVALSVLVAFSVVGDLFESLLKRQAGVKDSSGLLPGHGGVLDRIDALLPVLPIAMLMLG; this is encoded by the coding sequence ATGCTAAGAACCCGTGTCATCACGGCAATCGTCCTGCTCGCGGTACTCGTGCCGGTCACGCTGTTCGCGCCGGTGGGCGCGTTCGGAGCCCTGATCGGTTTCGTCGTAGTGTTCGCGGCATGGGAATGGGGGCGTCTGCTCAAGCTGAACGGGGCGGGGCCGGTGGCCTACGCGCTGGTCGCGGGCGTCGCGCTGATTTTCAGCGCCTTTCTGGGCGTCGCGCCCAGGCCGCTGTTTCAGATGGCGGCGATTTTCTGGGTCCTCGCGGGTCCTTTTGCACTCATACGAAAGCCGCAACTCGCAAGCGGCGCGTGGCGCGCGTTCCTGCTTTTCGCCGGAATCGTCGTGTTCGTCGCGTGCTGGCACGCGGTCGTCGCGGCCCGCACGGTGGGTGTGGCGTTCGTGCTATCGCTTCTGCTAGTAGTCTGGCTGGCTGACATAGGCGCATACTTCGCCGGAAAAGCGCTCGGCCGCCACAAACTCGCCCCGTCGATCAGCCCGGGCAAGACCTGGGAGGGCGCCCTCGGCGGGTGGCTCGCCGTTGTCATCATCGGCGCGCTCGCCGCGGCCACCGGCTTTTATGCACCCACCGTGTTCACGGCTTTCGTCGAGCATCTCGGCTGGGATCGCTCGTTCGTCGCGCTTTCCGTGCTGGTCGCGTTCAGCGTGGTCGGCGACCTGTTCGAGTCGCTGCTCAAGCGCCAGGCCGGCGTCAAGGATTCGAGCGGGCTCCTGCCGGGTCATGGCGGCGTCCTCGACCGCATCGACGCCTTGTTGCCCGTATTGCCGATCGCAATGCTGATGCTTGGCTAA
- a CDS encoding 1-deoxy-D-xylulose-5-phosphate reductoisomerase gives MQKRLTLLGSTGSIGDSTLDVVARHPDRFSVYALSAHRNGDKLVAQCLKFQPEVAVVGDAETAVRVAAALRAQGCKTEVTHGPEALVEVARAASCDTVVAAIVGAAGLAPTLAAARAGKRILLANKEALVMSGQIFMDAVRDNGAILLPVDSEHNAVFQCLPPCADKEAKLHGGVSKIILTASGGPFRTREPATLVNVTPEEAVKHPNWAMGRKISVDSATMMNKGLEVIEAHWLFDLPGSRIEVLIHPQSVIHSMVSYADGSVLAQLGNPDMRTPIAHALAYPDRVDSGVAPLDLAQIASLTFEKPDFARFPCLALAIQALEAGGIASAALNAANEIAVEAFLERRIGFMAIGGVVERVLNTLPNTSAATLSDVLAADANARRLASRFVAELTASAPGAEPIAH, from the coding sequence ATGCAAAAACGTCTCACATTGCTCGGCTCCACGGGCTCGATCGGCGACAGCACGCTCGATGTCGTGGCGCGGCACCCGGACCGTTTCTCGGTCTACGCGCTGAGCGCTCACCGCAACGGCGACAAACTCGTTGCCCAGTGCCTGAAATTCCAGCCCGAAGTGGCGGTCGTCGGCGATGCCGAAACCGCCGTGCGCGTCGCCGCGGCGTTGCGTGCTCAGGGCTGCAAGACGGAAGTGACGCACGGACCGGAAGCGCTCGTCGAGGTCGCCCGCGCGGCGTCGTGCGATACGGTCGTCGCGGCGATCGTCGGCGCGGCGGGCCTCGCGCCCACGCTTGCCGCCGCGCGCGCCGGCAAGCGCATCCTGCTCGCGAACAAGGAAGCGCTCGTGATGTCCGGCCAGATCTTCATGGACGCGGTGCGCGACAACGGCGCGATCCTGCTGCCGGTCGACAGCGAGCACAACGCCGTGTTCCAGTGCCTGCCGCCTTGCGCGGACAAGGAAGCGAAGCTCCACGGCGGCGTGTCGAAGATCATTCTGACGGCATCCGGCGGCCCGTTCCGCACCCGCGAACCCGCGACGCTCGTGAACGTCACGCCCGAAGAGGCCGTCAAGCATCCGAACTGGGCGATGGGCCGCAAGATCTCCGTCGATTCCGCGACGATGATGAACAAGGGCCTCGAAGTGATCGAGGCGCACTGGCTGTTCGATCTGCCCGGCTCGCGCATCGAAGTGCTGATCCATCCGCAAAGCGTAATCCATTCGATGGTGTCCTACGCCGACGGCTCGGTGCTCGCGCAACTCGGCAATCCCGACATGCGGACGCCGATCGCGCACGCGCTGGCGTATCCTGACCGGGTGGACTCGGGCGTGGCGCCGCTCGATCTCGCGCAGATCGCCTCGCTTACGTTCGAAAAACCCGATTTCGCGCGCTTCCCTTGCCTTGCGCTGGCCATCCAGGCGCTGGAAGCGGGCGGCATCGCGAGCGCCGCGCTGAACGCGGCGAACGAAATCGCCGTGGAAGCGTTCCTCGAGCGCCGCATCGGCTTCATGGCGATCGGCGGCGTGGTGGAGCGCGTGCTGAACACGCTGCCGAACACGAGCGCCGCCACACTGTCCGACGTCCTCGCCGCCGATGCGAACGCACGCCGTCTCGCATCCCGTTTCGTCGCTGAGCTCACCGCGAGCGCGCCGGGCGCCGAACCCATCGCCCATTGA
- the rseP gene encoding RIP metalloprotease RseP — MNFLTEIVAFVVAIGVLVVVHEFGHYSVARLCGVKVLRFSVGFGKPLVQWVSKKTGVEWTIAALPLGGYVKMLDEREIDPDSGTKIPAEDLPRAFNRQSVAKRIAIVAAGPIANFLLAIALFSAVFAAGVTEPAAIVSQPAPDTAAAHAGFEGGEKVLSMRDAQGGEAHPIRSWSDLRWKLLDASFDHRRIVLTAKTHDGTFDFPMSVAAITDADADQDFMDKLGFTPGGGTLTVAGVEAGSAAQKGGLKAGDTLRAIDGRNVDNATSFIDYVKAHGAKPVTLVIERNGQRESVQIVPDLKRDASTGKDIGRIGAALANQLPTVDVRYGPLESVRLGVNRTWDISVYSLRMFGRMIIGEASLKNLSGPVTIADYAGKSARLGVTAFISFLALVSISLGVLNLLPIPVLDGGHLLYYLVEAVTGKAVSDRWQLVLQRAGLVCIVALSMIALFNDLARLIRF, encoded by the coding sequence ATGAACTTTCTGACCGAAATCGTCGCCTTCGTCGTTGCGATAGGCGTACTCGTCGTCGTCCACGAATTCGGTCACTACAGCGTCGCGCGACTGTGCGGCGTGAAAGTGCTGCGCTTCTCGGTCGGCTTCGGCAAGCCGCTCGTGCAGTGGGTCAGCAAGAAGACGGGCGTCGAATGGACCATCGCCGCGCTGCCGCTCGGCGGCTACGTGAAGATGCTCGACGAGCGCGAGATCGACCCCGACAGCGGCACGAAGATTCCCGCCGAGGACTTGCCGCGCGCCTTCAACCGTCAGAGCGTGGCCAAACGCATCGCGATCGTCGCGGCGGGGCCCATCGCCAACTTCCTGCTCGCAATCGCACTGTTTTCCGCCGTGTTCGCGGCCGGCGTGACCGAGCCCGCGGCGATCGTCTCGCAGCCCGCGCCGGACACGGCGGCGGCGCACGCAGGCTTCGAAGGCGGCGAGAAGGTTCTTTCGATGCGCGACGCGCAAGGCGGCGAGGCGCATCCGATCCGCTCGTGGTCCGACCTGCGCTGGAAGCTGCTCGATGCGTCGTTCGATCATCGGCGCATCGTGCTGACGGCGAAGACGCACGACGGCACCTTCGATTTCCCGATGAGCGTCGCCGCCATCACCGATGCCGACGCCGATCAGGACTTCATGGACAAGCTCGGCTTCACGCCGGGCGGCGGCACGCTGACGGTCGCGGGTGTGGAAGCGGGCAGCGCCGCGCAGAAGGGTGGCCTGAAGGCCGGCGACACGCTGCGCGCGATCGACGGCCGCAATGTCGACAACGCGACGAGTTTCATCGACTACGTGAAGGCGCACGGTGCGAAGCCCGTGACGCTCGTGATCGAGCGCAACGGGCAGCGGGAATCCGTGCAGATCGTGCCGGACCTGAAGCGCGATGCGTCGACGGGCAAGGATATCGGCCGCATCGGCGCCGCGCTCGCGAATCAACTGCCGACCGTGGACGTGCGCTATGGTCCGCTCGAAAGCGTGCGCCTCGGCGTGAACCGCACGTGGGACATCAGCGTCTACTCGCTGCGCATGTTCGGGCGGATGATCATCGGCGAGGCGTCGCTCAAGAATCTTTCCGGGCCGGTCACGATTGCCGACTATGCGGGAAAGAGCGCGAGACTCGGCGTAACCGCCTTTATTTCATTTCTTGCGCTCGTCAGTATCAGTCTCGGAGTGTTGAACTTGTTACCGATTCCGGTATTGGACGGTGGGCATCTGTTATATTATTTGGTTGAGGCTGTTACCGGCAAAGCCGTATCCGACCGCTGGCAGCTGGTTCTGCAAAGGGCGGGCCTGGTCTGCATCGTCGCGCTTTCGATGATCGCACTGTTCAATGACCTCGCTCGTCTGATTCGTTTTTGA
- the bamA gene encoding outer membrane protein assembly factor BamA: MFKPHRFVPKTAVAAALAATGMAAHATTPFVVQDIRIDGLQRIEPGSVFAYLPIKQGDTFTDDKASEAIRALYATGFFNDVQIATEGNVVIVQVQERPAISAIDFAGLHEFDKDNLTKALRSVGLSQGRSYDKALVDKAEQELKRQYLTRGYYAAEVTTTVTPVDRNRVAILFSVAEGPSAKIRQINFVGNKAVSSGTLLSEMQLSTPNWFSWYTKSDLYAKEKLTGDLENVRSYYLNRGYLEFSIDSTQVSISPDKKDMYLTIAVHEGEPYKISSIKLSGNLLDREAELNKLVKIKPGERFSAEKLQATTKAIVDKLGEYGYAFAQVNAQPAIDQADHTVALTLQVDPSRRVYVRRVNIVGNTRTRDEVVRREMRQLESSWFDSSRLGLSKDRINRLGYFTDVDVTTTPVEGTNDQVDVDVKVAEKPTGAITLGAGFSSTDKVVLSAGVSQDNVFGSGTSLAVNVNTAKTYRTLTVTQVDPYFTIDGIKRITDAYYRTYQPLYYSTDSSFKIITMGADTKFGIPFSEQDTVFFGVGAEQNTMDLDSATPQSYQNYVNEFGRVVNNYPLTVGWSRDNRDSALVPSRGYYVQSNAEYGTPLGNTTYAKFDAQFQYYYSFARGFVLGFNLQGGYGKGLQGQTYPIFKNYYAGGIGSVRGYSPSSLGPRDSKTNDPIGGSRMAVGNIELTFPLPGTGYDRTLRVFTFLDAGNVWGDPNQGGTSSGANGLRYGYGVGLAWISPIGPLKLSLGFPLQKHEGDQYQKFQFQIGTAF; this comes from the coding sequence TTGTTCAAACCTCATCGCTTTGTTCCTAAGACGGCTGTGGCCGCGGCGCTCGCCGCAACGGGCATGGCGGCGCACGCCACCACGCCGTTCGTCGTGCAGGATATTCGGATCGACGGTCTCCAACGGATCGAACCGGGCTCCGTCTTCGCTTATCTGCCGATCAAGCAAGGCGACACCTTCACCGACGACAAGGCCTCCGAAGCGATTCGCGCGCTCTACGCGACGGGCTTCTTCAACGACGTTCAGATCGCTACCGAAGGCAACGTGGTGATCGTGCAGGTGCAGGAGCGCCCGGCCATCTCGGCCATCGACTTCGCGGGCCTGCACGAGTTCGACAAGGACAATCTCACGAAGGCGCTGCGCTCGGTCGGCCTCTCGCAAGGCCGCTCGTACGACAAGGCGCTGGTCGACAAGGCGGAGCAGGAGCTCAAGCGCCAGTACCTGACGCGCGGCTACTACGCGGCGGAAGTCACCACTACGGTGACGCCGGTGGACCGCAACCGCGTCGCGATCCTGTTCTCGGTGGCCGAAGGCCCGAGCGCGAAGATCCGCCAGATCAATTTCGTCGGCAACAAGGCGGTGAGTTCGGGCACGCTGCTGAGCGAAATGCAGCTCTCCACGCCGAACTGGTTCTCCTGGTACACAAAGAGCGATCTCTACGCGAAGGAAAAGCTGACGGGCGACCTCGAGAACGTGCGCTCGTACTACCTGAACCGCGGCTACCTCGAGTTCAGCATCGATTCCACGCAGGTGTCGATCTCGCCGGACAAGAAGGACATGTATCTGACGATCGCCGTGCATGAAGGCGAGCCGTACAAGATCAGCAGCATCAAGCTTTCGGGCAACCTGCTCGACCGCGAGGCAGAGCTCAACAAGCTCGTCAAGATCAAGCCGGGCGAGCGCTTCTCGGCCGAGAAGCTGCAGGCGACGACCAAGGCGATCGTCGACAAGCTCGGCGAATATGGCTACGCGTTCGCGCAGGTCAACGCGCAGCCGGCGATCGATCAGGCCGACCACACGGTGGCGCTGACGCTGCAAGTCGACCCGAGCCGCCGCGTATATGTGCGGCGCGTGAACATCGTCGGCAATACGCGCACGCGCGACGAAGTGGTGCGCCGCGAAATGCGCCAGCTCGAAAGCTCGTGGTTCGATTCGAGCCGCCTCGGGCTGTCGAAGGACCGGATCAACCGTCTGGGCTACTTCACCGACGTCGACGTCACCACGACGCCGGTGGAAGGCACGAACGACCAGGTCGACGTCGACGTGAAGGTTGCCGAAAAGCCGACCGGCGCGATTACGCTGGGCGCGGGCTTCTCGTCGACGGACAAGGTGGTGCTCTCGGCAGGCGTGTCGCAGGACAACGTGTTCGGTTCCGGCACGAGTCTCGCGGTCAACGTGAACACGGCGAAGACGTACCGCACGCTGACGGTGACGCAGGTCGATCCGTATTTCACGATCGACGGCATCAAGCGCATCACCGACGCGTACTACCGCACGTATCAGCCGCTGTACTACTCGACCGATTCGAGCTTCAAGATCATCACGATGGGTGCGGACACCAAGTTCGGCATCCCGTTCTCCGAGCAGGACACGGTGTTCTTCGGCGTCGGCGCCGAGCAGAACACGATGGATCTGGACTCGGCCACGCCGCAGTCCTACCAGAACTATGTGAACGAGTTCGGCCGCGTGGTGAACAACTATCCGCTGACGGTCGGCTGGTCGCGCGACAATCGCGACAGCGCGCTGGTTCCGAGCCGCGGTTATTACGTCCAGTCGAACGCGGAATACGGCACGCCGCTCGGCAACACGACCTACGCGAAGTTCGACGCGCAGTTCCAGTATTACTATTCGTTCGCACGCGGTTTCGTGCTCGGCTTCAACCTGCAGGGCGGCTACGGCAAGGGCCTGCAAGGCCAGACGTACCCGATCTTCAAGAACTACTACGCGGGTGGTATCGGTTCGGTGCGCGGCTACTCGCCGAGCTCGCTGGGTCCGCGCGACTCGAAGACGAACGATCCGATCGGCGGCTCGCGCATGGCGGTCGGCAATATCGAACTGACGTTCCCGCTGCCGGGCACGGGTTATGACCGCACGCTGCGCGTCTTCACCTTCCTCGATGCCGGTAACGTCTGGGGCGACCCGAACCAGGGCGGCACGAGCTCCGGCGCGAACGGCCTGCGCTACGGCTACGGTGTGGGTCTCGCGTGGATCTCGCCGATCGGCCCGCTCAAGCTGAGCCTGGGTTTCCCGCTGCAGAAGCACGAAGGCGACCAGTATCAGAAGTTCCAGTTCCAGATCGGTACGGCTTTCTAA
- a CDS encoding OmpH family outer membrane protein, with translation MALALALSMVLGLGTAMSASAQEARIAAVNSDRILRESAAAKAAQSKLEQEFSKRDKALQDMAQRLKSMSDNIDKSGASLAPTDRAARQRDLAQLDADFQRKQREFREDLNQRRNEELAAVLDRANKVIKQIAEQQHYDLIVQEAVYVSPRIDITDQVLKALAASSAGTGSSSN, from the coding sequence ATGGCGCTGGCGCTTGCGTTGTCGATGGTTCTCGGCCTGGGCACGGCGATGTCCGCCAGTGCTCAGGAAGCGCGCATCGCTGCGGTCAATTCGGACCGCATCCTGCGCGAATCGGCTGCGGCGAAGGCTGCGCAGTCGAAGCTCGAGCAGGAGTTCTCCAAGCGTGACAAGGCGCTGCAGGACATGGCGCAGCGCCTGAAGTCGATGTCGGACAATATCGATAAGAGCGGCGCCTCGCTGGCGCCGACCGATCGCGCCGCGCGTCAGCGCGACCTCGCGCAGCTCGACGCCGATTTCCAGCGCAAGCAGCGCGAATTCCGCGAAGACCTGAATCAGCGCCGCAACGAGGAACTCGCGGCGGTGCTGGACCGGGCGAACAAGGTGATCAAGCAGATCGCGGAGCAGCAGCACTACGACCTGATCGTGCAGGAAGCGGTGTACGTGAGCCCGCGCATCGACATTACGGATCAGGTGCTGAAGGCGCTTGCCGCGAGTTCGGCTGGCACGGGCTCGAGCTCGAACTGA
- the lpxD gene encoding UDP-3-O-(3-hydroxymyristoyl)glucosamine N-acyltransferase → MTITLDELVKRFGGEVVGEGAHAVGSLAPLDKAGPGQLAFLANQKYLPQVETTRAGAVLISPADLEKVTNRAGSNFIVTPNPYAYFARVAQAFIDLATPKATPGVHPSATIDPDAKVAASAVIGPHVTVEAGAVIGERVKLDAGVVIGRGVKLGDDAHLYPNVTVYHGCKLGARVIVHAGAVIGADGFGFAPDFVGEGDARTGSWVKIPQVGAVDIAADVEIGANTTIDRGAMADTVIEECVKIDNLVQIGHNCRIGAYTVIAGCAGIAGSTSIGKHCMIGGAVGIAGHVTLADYVIVTAQSGVSKSLLKPGMYTSAFPAVPHGDWNKSAAIMRNLDKMRERIKALESALTDAGKGGA, encoded by the coding sequence ATGACGATCACGCTCGACGAGCTGGTGAAGCGCTTCGGTGGCGAGGTGGTCGGCGAGGGCGCGCACGCAGTCGGGAGTCTCGCGCCGCTCGACAAGGCCGGCCCCGGGCAGCTCGCGTTTCTCGCGAATCAGAAGTATCTGCCGCAGGTGGAAACGACGCGCGCCGGCGCGGTATTGATCTCTCCCGCCGATCTCGAGAAGGTGACGAATCGCGCGGGCAGCAACTTCATCGTCACGCCGAATCCTTACGCGTATTTCGCGCGCGTGGCGCAGGCGTTCATCGATCTGGCAACGCCCAAAGCCACGCCGGGCGTGCATCCGAGCGCGACGATCGATCCCGACGCAAAAGTCGCGGCGAGCGCCGTGATCGGGCCGCATGTGACGGTCGAGGCGGGCGCGGTGATCGGCGAGCGCGTGAAGCTGGACGCGGGCGTGGTCATCGGCCGCGGCGTGAAGCTCGGCGACGACGCGCATCTGTATCCCAATGTCACCGTCTATCACGGCTGCAAGCTCGGCGCGCGCGTGATCGTGCACGCGGGCGCGGTGATCGGCGCGGATGGCTTCGGCTTCGCGCCGGATTTCGTCGGCGAGGGCGATGCGCGCACTGGAAGCTGGGTGAAGATTCCGCAGGTCGGCGCAGTCGATATCGCCGCTGACGTCGAAATCGGTGCGAATACAACGATCGATCGCGGCGCGATGGCGGACACCGTCATCGAAGAATGCGTGAAGATCGACAATCTGGTGCAGATCGGCCATAACTGCCGCATCGGCGCGTACACGGTGATCGCCGGTTGCGCGGGCATCGCGGGCAGCACGAGCATCGGCAAGCATTGCATGATCGGCGGCGCGGTGGGCATCGCGGGCCATGTGACGCTCGCGGACTACGTGATCGTGACGGCGCAGTCAGGCGTCTCGAAGTCGCTGCTGAAGCCCGGCATGTACACGAGCGCGTTTCCGGCCGTGCCGCATGGCGACTGGAACAAAAGCGCGGCGATCATGCGCAATCTGGACAAGATGCGCGAGCGCATCAAGGCGCTGGAATCAGCGCTGACGGACGCAGGCAAAGGCGGCGCATAA
- the fabZ gene encoding 3-hydroxyacyl-ACP dehydratase FabZ: MSTEKINLDIHKILTLLPHRYPILLVDRVLELEPHKSIKALKNVTINEPYFQGHFPTRPVMPGVLILEALAQTAALLTFAEEPHDPGNTLYYFVGIDGARFKRVVEPGDQLILNVHFERYMRGIWKFKARAEVDGATAAEAELMCTVKTTDA, from the coding sequence ATGAGCACAGAAAAAATCAATCTCGATATCCACAAGATCCTCACGCTGCTGCCGCATCGCTATCCGATCCTGCTCGTGGATCGCGTGCTCGAACTCGAGCCGCACAAGAGCATCAAAGCGTTGAAGAACGTGACGATCAACGAGCCGTATTTTCAGGGCCACTTCCCGACACGGCCGGTCATGCCGGGCGTGCTGATCCTGGAAGCGCTCGCGCAGACGGCCGCGTTGCTGACCTTCGCGGAAGAGCCGCACGATCCGGGCAATACGCTCTACTACTTCGTCGGCATCGACGGCGCGCGCTTCAAGCGCGTGGTGGAGCCGGGCGATCAGCTGATCCTCAACGTTCACTTCGAGCGGTACATGCGGGGCATCTGGAAGTTCAAGGCGCGCGCCGAAGTCGACGGCGCGACGGCCGCCGAAGCCGAGCTCATGTGTACCGTCAAGACCACGGACGCCTGA
- the lpxA gene encoding acyl-ACP--UDP-N-acetylglucosamine O-acyltransferase: MSKIHPTAIVEPGAQLDESVEIGPYAIVGSHVVIGAGTTVGSHSVIEGHTTIGQDNRIGHYASIGGRPQDMKYKGEPTRLEIGDRNTIREFTTLHTGTAQDQGLTSIGSDCWIMAYVHVGHDCRLGDNVIMSSNAQLAGHVIVGDHAIVGGMSGVHQFVRIGAHSMLGGASALVQDVPPFVIAAGNKAEPHGINVEGLRRRGFTPDAISALRSAYRIVYKSGLSLEEAKVQLKELSTAGGEGDAPVKAFSDFIAASQRGIIR; this comes from the coding sequence ATGAGCAAGATTCACCCAACCGCGATCGTCGAGCCGGGCGCTCAGCTCGACGAGTCCGTCGAAATCGGACCGTACGCGATCGTCGGTTCGCACGTCGTGATCGGCGCAGGCACGACTGTCGGCTCGCACAGCGTGATCGAAGGCCACACGACCATCGGCCAGGACAATCGCATCGGCCATTACGCGTCGATCGGCGGCCGTCCGCAGGACATGAAGTACAAGGGCGAGCCGACGCGTCTCGAAATCGGCGACCGCAACACCATCCGCGAATTCACGACGCTGCACACGGGCACGGCGCAGGATCAGGGTCTGACGTCCATCGGCAGCGACTGCTGGATCATGGCGTACGTGCACGTCGGTCATGACTGCCGCCTCGGCGACAACGTCATCATGTCGAGCAACGCGCAACTGGCCGGGCACGTGATCGTCGGCGATCACGCGATCGTCGGCGGGATGTCGGGCGTGCATCAGTTCGTACGCATCGGCGCGCATTCGATGCTCGGCGGCGCCTCGGCGCTCGTGCAGGACGTGCCGCCGTTCGTCATCGCGGCCGGCAACAAGGCGGAGCCGCATGGCATCAATGTCGAAGGTCTGCGCCGCCGCGGCTTCACGCCCGACGCCATTTCGGCGTTGCGCTCGGCGTATCGGATCGTCTACAAGAGCGGGCTTTCGCTCGAAGAAGCGAAAGTGCAACTGAAGGAACTGAGCACGGCAGGCGGCGAGGGCGATGCGCCCGTCAAGGCTTTCTCGGACTTCATCGCGGCGTCGCAGCGCGGCATCATTCGCTAG
- the lpxB gene encoding lipid-A-disaccharide synthase, with the protein MTLITNPPRLAMVAGEPSGDLLAASLLKGLRNTLPEGTRYSGIGGPRMKAEGFEAHWPMDKLTVRGYVEALKHIPEILGIRNEIKRQLLAEPPSVFIGVDAPDFNFGLEQPLREAGIPTVHFVCPSIWAWRGGRIKKIVKAVDHMLCVFPFEIALMEKSGVAASYVGHPLADEIPLEPDVMGARRELGIAEGGPVIAVLPGSRRSEISLIGPTFFDAMELMQLREPGVRFLMPAANPALRELLQPLVDAHPQLSLTITDGRAQTAMTAADAILVKSGTVTLEAALLKKPMVISYKVPWLTGQIMKRQGYLPYVGLPNILAGRFVVPEILQHFATPEALADATLKQLNDEANRRTLTEIFTDMHIALRQNTSHKAAEAVARVLDTRRPR; encoded by the coding sequence ATGACCCTGATCACCAACCCGCCACGCCTCGCGATGGTCGCGGGCGAGCCTTCCGGCGACCTGCTCGCGGCTTCGCTGCTCAAGGGCCTGAGAAATACGCTGCCGGAAGGCACGCGCTATAGCGGCATCGGCGGCCCGCGCATGAAGGCTGAAGGCTTCGAAGCGCACTGGCCGATGGACAAGCTGACTGTGCGCGGCTATGTCGAAGCGCTGAAGCATATCCCCGAGATTCTCGGCATCCGCAACGAGATCAAGCGGCAATTGCTTGCCGAGCCGCCGTCGGTGTTCATCGGCGTGGACGCGCCCGATTTCAATTTCGGCCTTGAGCAGCCGCTGCGCGAAGCGGGCATTCCGACCGTGCATTTCGTGTGTCCGTCGATCTGGGCGTGGCGCGGCGGACGCATCAAGAAGATCGTGAAAGCGGTCGATCACATGCTGTGCGTGTTTCCGTTCGAGATCGCGCTGATGGAGAAGTCGGGCGTGGCGGCGAGCTACGTCGGGCATCCGCTCGCCGACGAAATCCCGCTCGAACCCGACGTCATGGGCGCGCGCCGCGAACTCGGTATCGCGGAAGGCGGACCGGTGATCGCCGTGCTGCCGGGCAGCCGCCGCTCGGAAATTTCGCTGATCGGCCCGACCTTCTTCGACGCGATGGAGCTGATGCAGCTTCGCGAGCCCGGCGTGCGCTTCCTGATGCCTGCGGCAAACCCGGCATTGCGCGAACTGTTGCAGCCGCTCGTGGACGCGCATCCGCAGCTGTCGCTCACGATTACCGACGGCCGCGCGCAGACCGCGATGACCGCCGCCGACGCGATTCTCGTGAAAAGCGGCACGGTGACACTCGAAGCCGCGCTGCTCAAAAAGCCGATGGTCATCTCGTACAAGGTGCCCTGGCTGACGGGACAGATCATGAAGCGGCAGGGTTATTTGCCGTATGTCGGCTTGCCCAACATTCTGGCGGGCCGTTTCGTCGTGCCGGAAATCCTTCAGCACTTCGCGACGCCCGAAGCGCTCGCCGACGCGACGCTGAAACAGTTGAACGACGAAGCCAACCGCCGTACCCTGACGGAAATCTTCACCGACATGCACATCGCGTTGCGCCAGAACACGTCGCACAAGGCGGCGGAGGCGGTCGCGCGGGTGCTCGACACGCGGAGGCCGCGATAA